The Methanohalophilus portucalensis genome window below encodes:
- the thiC gene encoding phosphomethylpyrimidine synthase ThiC, giving the protein MTLMDEAKKGNIPPQIHKVAEKEGIDPEIVRKYVAEGLITIPKNVLRETYPKAIGKCMGVKVNANVGTSRDFVDVEDEVKKAETAVKYGADSIMDLSTGGDLDSTRKLLMEAVDVPFGTVPIYQAASSQKTVVDMTSDDIINAVRKHAEDGVDFVTIHSGVNQNALQRLRKGERVMDVVSRGGSFTIAWMIHNEQENPLYSEFDYLIEIAKEYDMTLSLGDGMRPGCIHDASDNAKFMEFITLGELVKEARKSNVQTFVEGPGHVAADEVQLSVQSMKQLCHEAPLYLLGPLVTDIAPGYDHITGAIGGTIAGMSGADFLCMTTPAEHLALPTTDDIREGAIITKIAAHAADLTRQGQREKARKTDLQMAQARRDLDWEKQFDIAIDSEKPAAIRQSRKTGSDACSMCGELCALKVVQDALKGNTK; this is encoded by the coding sequence ATGACATTGATGGATGAAGCAAAGAAGGGAAACATCCCCCCTCAGATACATAAGGTTGCAGAAAAAGAGGGTATTGATCCCGAAATCGTAAGAAAATATGTTGCAGAGGGTCTTATTACTATTCCAAAAAATGTGTTGAGGGAAACATATCCCAAAGCCATCGGAAAATGTATGGGTGTCAAAGTCAACGCCAATGTCGGAACCTCAAGAGATTTTGTTGATGTGGAAGATGAAGTTAAAAAGGCAGAAACTGCCGTTAAATATGGAGCAGACAGCATAATGGACCTCTCCACAGGGGGAGACCTGGATTCCACTCGCAAACTTCTCATGGAAGCCGTAGATGTACCCTTTGGTACAGTGCCAATCTATCAGGCGGCTTCATCCCAAAAAACTGTAGTTGATATGACTTCTGATGACATCATCAATGCTGTGCGCAAACATGCAGAAGATGGTGTGGATTTTGTGACAATCCATTCCGGAGTGAATCAGAACGCCTTGCAACGCCTGCGTAAAGGGGAGAGGGTGATGGATGTTGTCAGCAGGGGAGGCTCCTTTACAATTGCCTGGATGATTCACAATGAGCAGGAAAATCCCCTCTACAGTGAATTTGACTACCTGATAGAGATAGCAAAAGAATATGATATGACCCTGAGCCTGGGTGACGGAATGCGTCCGGGTTGTATCCATGATGCCTCAGATAATGCAAAATTCATGGAATTCATAACCCTGGGTGAACTTGTAAAAGAGGCACGTAAATCCAATGTCCAGACCTTTGTTGAAGGACCCGGTCATGTGGCAGCTGACGAGGTACAGCTGAGTGTGCAAAGCATGAAACAACTATGCCACGAAGCTCCCCTCTACCTGCTTGGTCCACTTGTTACGGATATTGCACCCGGTTATGACCATATTACAGGTGCAATTGGCGGAACCATTGCCGGCATGTCTGGAGCGGACTTCCTGTGCATGACCACTCCTGCAGAACACCTTGCCCTTCCCACCACAGACGACATCAGGGAGGGAGCGATTATCACAAAGATAGCAGCACATGCTGCCGATCTTACACGGCAGGGACAGCGTGAAAAGGCAAGAAAAACAGACCTCCAGATGGCACAAGCCAGACGTGACCTTGACTGGGAGAAACAATTTGACATTGCAATTGACAGTGAAAAACCTGCTGCCATCCGCCAGAGCCGCAAGACAGGAAGTGATGCATGTTCCATGTGCGGTGAACTCTGCGCCCTGAAAGTAGTACAGGATGCCCTGAAAGGTAATACTAAATAA
- a CDS encoding MBL fold metallo-hydrolase, with the protein MKITVLVDNNTLIDNYFEGEPALSFFIEEEGKKVLFDTGYSGLFLKNAALMEIDPAGLDYVVLSHGHLDHTWGLTELIKYYTNREFQEKKVNKPTLLCHPLALTPTIFENTTHIGNIINDEVFKNYFAPNLTTEPFWITENLVFLGEIPRKLEFETTKAIGDKQNPNGDVIPDKMSDDSALVWCSDEGIVIITGCSHAGICNITEYAKKVCKKDTIIDIIGGFHLLSASRQQLRNTAEYLYQRNVKDIHPCHCTDLEAKIFLSGYCNVREVGVGSTFHF; encoded by the coding sequence ATGAAAATTACAGTGCTTGTGGATAATAATACTCTGATAGACAATTATTTTGAAGGTGAACCTGCTCTTTCCTTTTTTATCGAAGAAGAAGGAAAAAAAGTTCTTTTTGATACAGGTTATTCAGGTTTGTTCTTAAAAAACGCCGCTCTAATGGAAATAGATCCTGCAGGACTGGATTATGTAGTATTATCCCATGGGCATCTGGACCATACCTGGGGATTGACAGAACTGATAAAGTACTACACAAACCGGGAATTTCAGGAAAAAAAGGTAAATAAACCCACTCTTTTGTGTCACCCCCTTGCTCTGACACCTACTATTTTTGAAAATACAACACATATTGGCAATATAATAAACGATGAGGTTTTCAAAAATTACTTTGCCCCGAATTTAACAACAGAACCATTCTGGATTACTGAAAATCTTGTTTTCCTGGGAGAAATTCCCCGAAAACTGGAGTTTGAGACCACAAAAGCAATTGGAGATAAGCAAAATCCCAACGGGGATGTCATACCGGACAAAATGTCTGATGATTCGGCACTTGTGTGGTGCTCGGATGAAGGAATTGTCATCATAACAGGCTGTTCCCATGCGGGGATTTGCAACATAACTGAATACGCAAAGAAAGTCTGTAAAAAAGACACAATTATTGATATAATAGGCGGCTTTCACCTTTTATCTGCTTCTAGACAGCAACTCCGGAACACAGCAGAATATCTATACCAGAGAAATGTAAAAGATATCCACCCCTGCCATTGCACTGATCTTGAAGCAAAGATATTCCTTTCCGGATACTGCAATGTTAGAGAGGTTGGTGTCGGTTCAACTTTTCATTTTTAA